The following is a genomic window from Spodoptera frugiperda isolate SF20-4 chromosome 18, AGI-APGP_CSIRO_Sfru_2.0, whole genome shotgun sequence.
ATACCACATGGAACATCAAAACTTGTGCCGTCTTCATATTCTACCTTGCAAATAACAGATTTAGGGTTCAGAGCCTGACCTCCTTTCTTCCCCTTACCCTTGACTGCATTCTTCAACCTGTTTACATTACCTACTGTATAATTAACTTTGTACTCTTTGCTTTTACTAAAAAAGAAATGGCTTGGTGCGAGGCACAAGAGGGCAATCCTGTTTGAATGGAACATTATCATAATGTCATTATTCTTAACTCCGTCAACATTTATAATGTATCTCTTACTAAAGTATCTCTCTGTAAATGACTTAAGATTGTTTAGGTCTGGTATTGAATCTAGTATGTTAGGCTCCATTGTAGTCATGTTAAATAAATGCTGTTAAAATGCTGTATGGTTATGTTACTGCTTAGCTCTCTCTTGCGCTAATATTCTGGCTCGGATTTCTGCGTGTCTACGGCGAGAGTCTTCGAGGTTGGCTTTCTGTCTTTGAAGGCGCTCTGCTTTCAAACACTTTCTCATATCCCGATCATAATCATTGCAATATCCCATGAACTTTCTAAATGGatgctgtaacaaaaaatatagcatgaattttatttactttgcttTCGGTAC
Proteins encoded in this region:
- the LOC118278203 gene encoding protein Abitram, whose amino-acid sequence is MTTMEPNILDSIPDLNNLKSFTERYFSKRYIINVDGVKNNDIMIMFHSNRIALLCLAPSHFFFSKSKEYKVNYTVGNVNRLKNAVKGKGKKGGQALNPKSVICKVEYEDGTSFDVPCGMKGTLVEVNEELVNHPELLKEFPDADGYIAIILSSIAISEATKNELLTPEEYSDLLTNGANGEDKELE